In Lactuca sativa cultivar Salinas chromosome 5, Lsat_Salinas_v11, whole genome shotgun sequence, the DNA window AGTAGAAACACGAAATGACAGTGGAGCAGATGAAGGGTGAACAAACTGGAAACCCGAACTAAACAAAGACATAGTAAAGCCTTACAAAGAATCAACGGTGGAGTTAACCGATGACAATCAACCACTTCTGCAATTTCGGTGGAGAAGATAGAGTACGATGCATCTTGAATCTTTGTAATCGACTTCCAAAATTAGGTATAAAAGCAGCAGCCACCGACGGTTAGGATAATTGTGTTGTTGGATAACTCCTTGAAGATATGTCTGTAACTTTCATAAGTTTTGGTGTGGGTTTCCTCTCGAATTTTGTATTTGATAAGATCTATGTTACTCTGTAAACTCTATGTTACCGGAATCTTCAGAAACCCTCGAGTCGTCACCGAAGAGAGGTGATTTGGATAATAATCGCCGCTTTTGGGACTTGAGAGGGGTTCAGTGGCGTACTGATTTCGGGGTTTTTCCCTCAGAAGAAGAAGAGACCACAACACCTCCATGCGACTCTACCTTCAATGCATCCATTCGATTTTCATGTTTCCCTTGTCTTCCCCGTATCTATTGCATACCACACAGCAGAAACAACATCGAACCCCCAACCATCGCACCACCGTCGTTCGCTCGACCTTCAATGCCTCCATTTGATTTTCATGTTTCCCTTTTCTCTCCCGTATTTCTTGCATACCACACAGCAGAAACAACATCGAACCCCCAACCACACCGTCGTTCGACCAGCCTCGCCTTGCAATTCAGGTATGTTTTGAAGTTTGATTTCATCTGTCTGCTAATCAGGTTCGTTGCTGATGTTGCAGACTATAAGAAGCGGTAGAAGGAAGAAACTTCGTCGATTAACCTAATGGTGTGGCGATAAAATCACAGGGAAACCGGGACTGTTCGAACACGAAGGCGGTGGGGAAGATATGCAATAAGAAAGACGATGGGGAAGGATCTGAGAAGCCACAAATATGAATCTGATTGGAGAATAAAGCGGTGAAGCCAATTAAATACAACACGTATACAAAACAATATATGAAATGATATAAAATAAcccttaaaaaaaatgaaaaatagctGCAACACCAAAGGATCATTTCTCCTAAAAGTAACCCATGTTAACCGTAGCTAAGCAAGAAGAAATTTAATATACTATATAATAGTCAAATTTGTTAAGTGATGTATATCAAATCAATCGTGTCTTCGTGCATTTGGAATTCAATTCGTGGGTTTAAAATTACCCTTTCCGAAAAGCAGtgaaaattttttttgaaaattttgaaattttttattatttttcactaTCGAGCAACCTGACTCTGCCTACGCCCTGTTCCATTTGGTCTGCACAAAACGATTGATTCTCTCTCCATTACCACTTCCGTTCTCCCCTGCTTCCACCTTCTCCCCTTTCACTGAGATTATAATAACCTGATACTGAAATTGCAGACCCATTTTGAAGTGACGAAATCCAGAAGACGGAAACGATACAAAGAACATAGATGCCTGCCACGCATCCGGCGATTacctgagatggagatggtagtGACGAACTGCCGCTGCTCTcccctgtctctctctctctctctctctctctctctctctctctctatgtctGTCTCTATGTCTGTCTCTACGTCTTTCTATATTCCGATGAAGAAACGCTAAAAACACCGGACGATGGCACAGGCACGCACAGGCGCATATCCCCATTTCCTCCATACGATAATCATCTCTATCTCATCACTATCGGCGCCCGTCAATATTCCGTTGCAGTTGTTGAGGCCAATTGATTGCTCGAAAACCAAAGAATAGTGTTAATTTTGCCATATTCGACTTACATCGGAGTTTTCGATGGTGACAATGGGTCGAACCATCTACATTCATCACCAGTCAACTCTACCATTACCTGCAGAGTAAGCAGTatttgaaaaccctaaatttcttCCACTTTTCGTTGACGTAGTGAATTTGTTTTTTTAGCGGTTATTTCTTTTTAGCTAGAACTTAATCGTTCAGAATCTGATATGATTGCTTAATCTGATGTAGATAATCCGTCACTCTACTTGCGATGTCATAGGTTCGCATCCTTCCCTTTCCACTGCGTCTGTTTGTTGCGTGGTCTATTAACGACTGTTACTTGAtactatcatcatcatcatcactataATATGCTTCCTCAGTTCTAAAACATTACATAATCAGGATAAATACTTAGATATGGAGAAAATGGTTTGTTGTCTCTAACCAGAACTACTATTCACTGCACATGAGATATTATCTTCACTAGTTTTCATCATATTTCACTTTAAGCTACCTGAAAAAGCATgtgttgataaaaaaaaatatgcattGTTCTCCTGATGTTCTGAAATCAATTGCCAAAATTTTATATGGCCACATTGAGATGTTGCCCATTTGGCATGGTTACAGAATCAACTGCTTATATGATCCCGATCAACACCTTGAAGTCCATATCTCATATTATACCACTTACCTCTGTCCAAATCTTGGGTCCCATTTGGCATTCTATTCTTTTTGCTGCAGTAATGTTATGCATTCAAAATTCAAACATCATTGATGTACTCTCTTGTAGTGAATGATATGAAAGTGGATAGACTATGGGACGcaataaataagaaaaattatCTTAAATAGCTTTTACCCACTTCATAAGGGGATTGGCTAAAAAAACATCCTATTTTACCATTTAGACAACCCTAACTAATGTTTAGTTACTAGCACATACATCATCAAAAACAGATGATCTCCAAACACTCAGAATGGTAGCAGGAGCAAATGCAAATTTATGCGGAATCTCCACACTCTCCAGTTTttggatctatttttttttttttttttaaatgtccaCCAACAACTACAAACAAATAGTAAACACAGTGCATTCAAAACGAAATTGACTATTTTGTAAAAGGCTTTAAAATTTTTATATCGTCAATCATAACATGATAAACATGTGATGTGAGACACACCACCATACAAATCTAAACCTTATAATCGTGACTTATCTTTACAATAATAATAAGACCACAATAAGGAAAACCTGGTTGGTCAAAAGTCAAACACCATAGTGACCCAAATAAAGGAAAAACTCTACAACCCATCAATACACAAATCTAGGTCCTTTCATCTTCAACTTCTTTGGAAGAAAGAGGAGGTTCAAATCTtgtgaaaaccctaaaagccGAAATCAAAGAAAGTAGAAAGAAACAAAGCAAAGCAATAAGATGAAGAGCCAAAATGAGATTTAATCTCCCACAAAATCTTCCATATGAAGAACATGCTTCACTCCATGTCACCTTTGGGTTGCCATTGTATGCCAAATACACTATCTCCCCAAAGCTACCACCACTTGCCACCATCAAATATGCCACCACCTATATCATCATTGACTCATAAAAATCTATAAAAGATTGAAAGAATTTGCCTATTATTTATGAAGCAAGATGAATGTTTCTATTAATAAAAATGAGTAAAattttaaatcaattaaaactTGGTTGGTAGGATGTTatcttttttctgttttttttcgtACCAAAGATTTACTTTTCCACGTTTTTAATAAAACAATATAGAATGTTGTAGACATCTAAACGTAAAGTTATAAACCTTTAACTTGTTTTTAAATTAGATAACTTTTCCTTTAATTTGACCGATTTtaacttttatgaataaaatatattGATCTAGAACTTCTATTACTTCTATTAGATAACTTTTAACCACTCGGACAAACTCGAttggataattcaaaattttaaataaaagacTAAAAGTAGATATAACCTGATCGCAAACAAAAAAGATCCAAGCTTTGTTCATCAAGTTCTTGACCCATGAAGAAACAACAGCAACCACAGCATACGCAGCAGAAATTGCACTAATGCTGACCAAGAATCTGTCAAAAAAACACAAAATCTcattaaataaacaaaatatttcaAGAATCTTGATGGGTGTCATTTGAAACATGTCAAAGGGATGGATAATTACTTGAGACCCTTGAGATTACTGAACTCTATTTTGCCATACATTTCATTGTTTTGAtgattggtcaaagtcaaccacaTAGAACCAAGACTTAGAGGAACCACAAACAACCTTAACGAGGAATCTATAACTTTAAGGGTATTCACATTTTCACCAAGAATCATCATTTTGAATCCAAGAAAAACCCACTTCCAATTTGCAACAATAAACTGAGAATATGCTCAAGATTCTGACTTTTCACTTCAAGAAGATGAA includes these proteins:
- the LOC111883573 gene encoding CASP-like protein 2D1, whose product is MMILGENVNTLKVIDSSLRLFVVPLSLGSMWLTLTNHQNNEMYGKIEFSNLKGLKFLVSISAISAAYAVVAVVSSWVKNLMNKAWIFFVCDQVVAYLMVASGGSFGEIVYLAYNGNPKVTWSEACSSYGRFCGRLNLILALHLIALLCFFLLSLISAFRVFTRFEPPLSSKEVEDERT